The following nucleotide sequence is from Trifolium pratense cultivar HEN17-A07 linkage group LG2, ARS_RC_1.1, whole genome shotgun sequence.
tttgtgagactgtttgggaaaAGAATTATGCAAACAAGCTTATGCAAATTTCATagaaaaaatttcaacttattttcatttgTTCTCCAATACAGCTTATGAGAATAGCTcgtagcatatataaaaacCACAACAGAAAACTCTTAAGATCAGGAAtcgcctttcttttctattttctttcacGCCTTGAGCCTGAACTAACTCATTTATCTTTCAGTCTTGTCTTGTTCGGCTAGCTCCAAGCAAGAACatcaatttatctttattttatcgttttctacaaaaaatagcttatggaaGCCTATACTtaagcgcttatcatgataagcgcttGTGGTATAAGATGcaaataagctgtttatccaaacatacCTTATTGTGTTAGTGTGTAGCAGTAACCTAACCAATAACAACTAGACTTGAGCATGgctttataatttgttttttaaagttAATATATTCAATGCAGAAAATCAGGGGAAAATGGTTCCATTTTTTTATGTTGTGTATTTCTAAATTTTATGGCACTACTCTAGTTTTTCAAACGTTGCTGTTATTTATCGTAGACTTTTTAATCAGTGTTGTTAAAAATCAGCAGCTATAGCATATCGGAATTTGAGCAAATCGTTATTATACCGCAGtacgctatttagtacaaattgTTGTTAAATAATGACTATGGTGGTGTCGGCGCTATAACACTATTGAGCAACATAGTTTGAACAACCTGCTTATTCCTGAATCTATGATTGAGAACACTACTTTTAACTATGTTGAGCTGCAGCCAGTGCTGCTTAGGGGGTATTTGTTCATCTCCCATTGTGTTCCTTTTGGTTTAAACTTTTACATGTTGTCTTTGTAGGAATATTGATGAATTGTCTAATAGCAACCGTAAACGCTTGAGACCTGGAATAGTTTCTCCGCGACGAAAAGTGCCCAAGGACATAACAAAGCCTCCATATGTAAAATCTATGGTTCCCCCAGGGATTGCGAGTGGACCTGAAGTGCATGACAAGAAGGGGATAGAATGCATGAGAGCCTCTGGTAGGCTTGCAGCACAGGTTCTTCAATATGCTGGCACTTTAGTCAAGGTGCGTTCTTTTTATCTTTGGTCAGTGAATCCCACACTCTCTAATTGTTTGTTTCCTATATAAATTCTGATTGCTTATTATATGTAAAGCAAACAACTTATTAATACTATGAGGATGACTAAGGTAGTGTTTGGCCCATCTATTTTTGAGCTTTTCATCTCCTTAAAGTAGAAGCTAGGCCAAACATACTTTTTCACAAGTTCTTAAAAATGAGAAGGAGCTTAATAATTGCACTAAAAAGGAGATCGAAGAAAAGTTTATAATATGAACTTTTGCTGGACTTATAGAGAACAAACTACACATCAAATCCTGGCTATGgcaatttataatatatattttatgattttgtcTTTTTTGTTTCGAGTGATACattccctttttatttttttataagtatgaTGATAATGTTATATCCCTTTTATGTTCAAAATGTGTCTATATTATGTCAATATATTATGTTAAACCTATGTAAGTTTATATTTCGTTAAAAAAatggcaatttttttttttttttaaattttgaccgttagggactaaaaacaaaacaaatttttttgtaggtatgaaaacaaataatttgttttatatgGACGAAAATCAAAATATTGTAGTAGTGTGTTGGACAAAATCATGGCACTTATTTTTAAGATACCTGTGTACACatgtttaaaacttttaaaGTTCCTTTTGGTGTGAAATTAAGCATGTCTTCAGATTCAGTAAGGGTTCTTGGATCAATCAAATGATTCAGCCCTTGGTTAGGATTTTCAGCCACAACAATAGGATTACTGAAATGAACAATTTTTACAATAAGTAATTCAACCATTTCCACACATTTATATAGAGACTCAGATACATAGTAGGAGTATATCATTAATGTTTTCATACTACCTTGCACGTAATGCATGTGCCTCTGGAATATCTGGGTTAAAGAGCACCCTAGATGAGTTGATAGTATTCTGAAGAACAGGGTTGTTTGCAAACCAATGAAGTAATAAAGTAGTTAATAAAAAACTTTGGTTTTTGTTACTAAAAATATCCAATATAAACACTTACTCTGCAAAATCTTGATCTTAGCAAATAGGATTGCGACAACAGCATTGGTTGAATTGCCAGAagcaatgaagttgtttagTGCATCAACATGGTTGCCAAATAAACTACATTTATAATGAAACCCGTgtagtaattttaaaaaatatttataagttcACAATGATTAGTTTAAGTTGATCATAGTGATAGTGATTTAAAATAATGTAAttacttattaattaattaatcttaaACATGCAACTAAACCCTTTTACATACCCATTAGTGTTGAGTCCAATGACTACCATCTTGTATGACTGTCcctttttttgaaaatgttttttagtACCAACAACAGTAAGAATGCCAATCACATCTATCAAATGAAGATATAAGGtttttaagaaaacaaattaaaaaaagcTTCCCTCAACTGTATGAGAACTAATTAATTGATACATGTACTAAGCAACCAAATAATTATTGTCAAATGAGGCAGCAAATAAATCAGGGGGATTGGCAAAAAATAATGAGTTCTGAGAGTCCAAGCGGTACCCAAGTGTCTTTCCTGCCCCTTGCTTTGTTTTATGCACATATTCTGAGAGTCCAAATTAACTAAGAAACGTTGgatgttgttattgttgtgaTGTTGTCAAGTGCAGGAAAATGTAACCATACTTTTTTAAAGAGCGAGATTTATGTAATCTATCAAatgttaataaaattaaattgttgcACGGATTGGTATGTTTTTATCTAAAAAGAGAAAAGTTGTTTTTATGTTAGTTTTAACTTCTGTTGACAGCCAGGCATAACAACAGATGAAATTGACGAAGCAGTTCACCAAATGATAATTGATAATGGAGCATACCCATCTCCTCTTGGCTATGGTGGTTTTCCAAAGAGTGTCTGCACATCTGTGAATGAATGCATTTGCCATGGAATACCAGATTCCCGTTCCCTTGAGGTCCTTCTATACAACTCTAAATTTATACAATTATATATCTTCGGTGCAAAGTTGTTGACACGTTGTTTTATTTGCAGGATGGTGATATAATCAACATTGATGTTACTGTTTATCTAAATGTAagttgtattattttatttttgtttggtgTGGCGGGGGTGCttattttgccttttttttttaggatttgGAGGGGACTGGTCATGGAATTTCATGTTCTGTGTACTTTAATACCTGATTTCATTACTTTGTACCCTGCTTAGAACAATTATGTCCTCTTCTTATGTGATGTTGGAGGGGATGATGGAGGGTAGGAATTATTTATCATACACATATTACTGTTTGGTTCTTTTAAAGCTTGGTCCTATCCTATGTCAATTTTTGTATGAGTATTAATTCATCTAGCATATTTTGAAACGAGTATGCTGCATTAATGTTGGTTGGTTTccccatttttatttgttttgcaattgcattaaaatatatgaaatttgtGCTTTTATTTGATGACTGAACAGATGGATATGATTTGTAGGGCTATCATGGTGATACATCGACAACTTTCTTTTGCGGAGATGTCAATGATGAAGCCAAAAAACTAGTACAGGTACCAGTTTGTCTTCATGCCAAAAATGGCTGTGATATGGGGCTTTTGTATGTTTCATACTTCCATGCACCCTTCATTAGTTCTGCATTTTAATCCGATTCTTGTTATGATGTATTAGTGAACCATGAACTAGTGTCTTCACTAATTCAATGACCAGTTCAGTgttcaaaataatagtaaaaaatttaaCTCGGAGTTTAGATTACTTGGCCTAGAAAGCTAATTGTTTCTTTGATGGGTTTGGTTTTGCCCCCGCCCATCctttttactttcttttatCAATGTTATCATGTTATCTTTGGGGGCTACTGCTGGTTGTTGGTTTGACGGGGtaccaacatagttgggatgtcatcACATCATAATGTCGCTTTGCACTtccaattttgtttaaaaaataatgaggATTTACAGTGAAGTGATCATTAACAGAATGATATGGAGTCAACTGGTTCTCTTAAGACTTTGAATTTTAGATGCTGTGCTAACAACGGGATGTTTTTATATTCACTTTAGCTTTAGAACTCATGCTGGATTATTCTCTTAactattattttaagtttttagcTTTAGAACTTTGCAATATCAGGAATAGAAAGAAAGCTACTTACTGGTATATATGgcattaaaaatatttactatCTTAGCAGAGCCGTAACTATACAAGTGTCAACGTCTAAAGCTATCCAGTAGGAAATGTACCACTTATTCATTTATGGCCTTTTATTTTCATTCTCTGGTCGCTAGGAGATGTACCACTTATTCCTGGAATTTGTATATCCCGTTAAATTGATTGACTAAccttttttcaaatataatggaatttatttatattttttcccaTACCGCGCATTCGAGGATGTATCATATGAGAAtgacaattatatatgagaatGGTGAGAATGAATATGAGCCatgtgatcaaaattgtgtggCTGAGATTAAAAAAGACTCTTTTAAGTTTGTCACATGAGATTGTTTCTTCTCACAACACAAACCACTTAacttctctcactctctcttcCTTCCCAGAACTCCCTTCTTCTGCGCCCCTTCGTTGTTCACCTTTCATCGTTTGAAATCTTCATACCCCCGTCCAATTTCTTTAATCAGCaaaatttaattgacaaaagtttgaaattaataaaattgataattaagATTAAAGATTGATTTGCCAACTATCCCTATCACTATACGGTGGTGATGATTAATTGATTTTGTGGCAATCTCTccaaaataattgatttttgattttgtggcaaagaaaaagaaatccaATTTAAATCCACCTCCAGAAATTGAACAGAGCAAGATTTGGTGATGTGAAAATCGATGTGTGTCTTCATATTTGTTTTGGACCGCCATAGATAGAGAGGTCCATTGGTGGTGGTGCGGCGGCGGCATtgagagatagagagaaattTGACCGGGAACGGAAGAGAGGGTGTGAGAAGCTGAGCAGTTTGTGTTGTGAGAAGAAAGAATCTATTAATCTCTGCCACACGTTTTTGATCACATGGCTCATATGCATTCTCGCCattctcatatataattgtcaTTCTCATATGATACATCCTCCCGCGCattcttattgtttttgtttgttgagaATCATGAGATACTGTTCTGGAAGTCTCTTATGCGGCCTTTTTTGAAGTGTTTCTTGTGTGGTTAGAAATGAGACACTGTCCTCGACATTTGTTTTATACTTATCGGAGTGGGGTTTTTCCCCTTATGTGATACAGGTCACTAAAGAAAGCCTAGATAAAGCGATATCAGTATGTGGACCAGGAGTGGAATTTAAGAAAATTGGCAAAACAATTCAGTAAGATGTTGCAATCATTTGTTCTCTCATTCCTGCATTTCCTTATTCCACATAAATTCAGAAACTCCCAGGCATTAGGATTATGTATAATAAATGGTAATTGCATTGGTTTAGACTCATGACACTTAActttactagtttttttttttttttttttttgagaaaaacttTACAAggttaataacaaaaaaaatgtaagtttATATTCTTTAAATAATTCTTCTAAAAATTAATCATCCCCAACACggattaaattatttaaacatgccaccaaattaatttttaatgaaGTTCCAACCTTTGAGTAATACCCTTTTGAGTATCTAATAATTTTTCCCTGAGATGACTCATTCAGCCCAAATCTTCCATGATAAGTATTGATATTTTCATACAGActgtttttatgaaaatgtgcACTTCTCTACAAGGACTCAGTCATCAACTTCACATTCATATAGTCGTGCCTTGTCGTCTGAAACATTTTGTAGAAAAACTGTGCTAGAAAACCAGAAGAAAGGGGGAGCTTGCTTCTTCTTCCATGGCCTTCATAGTTCCCTTTAGCATACCTACCTCTACCTTTTACTTCTCAGGCCTTAACATAGGAATGAGTTGAATAATttcaaaacaataatttgaagGAAACAAAAGCTGCATATACGCAtttatcaatattattttagtatGAGTTAGTAGTTGATGACtgtgatttaaattaattttgattctTGATTAATTAttcatctttgatatattttctttctttttttaagtgATCATGCAGATAAATATGGATACGGTGTTGTGCAACAGTTTGTTGGCCATGGAGTTGGACGTGTTTTTCATGCTGATCCAGTTATTCTTCACTTTAGTAATTATCTTTAACTGTGTGCTTCTGTCATTATTACTTGTTAGTTTTACTTCAATTCTATTCCACCCTGCTTAATTTAGTAAGTTATGTTGAGAAATTATCAAATAATGTTCTGTATAGACTAATGAATTGAAAAAGCCAGAGGTTTGTAagtaaagttattttttttactacagAAAAGTTGGtaataatccattaaactttacaaaaaagtcttatattttatattcaaaaaggaaaaatgagGGTCCCTGTTAGCTTATATTGTTATACATGTATTCCATCTTGGACATATTGATTTAGCTGTTGAATTTCAAATGTCTTGTTTGGTCTTTCTTGGCTTAGCCacctttattttatattataaatatttcatATCCCTTGCTCATGTTTTCTACAAACCTCAAAATACTTTATTGCCTGTCAGATGTGATTTCCTTTCTGTCAATGTCTCAACTCCCAGTTATGTTTGTaacatcattattattttatctttaggAAACAATGAAGATGGGCGAATGATGTTAAATCAAACCTTCACGATTggtaatttttttcctttcatacAATATATTTTGGTTTTGAACTCATGCttatgctttttgtttttgagcTGGAAACCCTTGTTCCGTGTTGCATGGATTGGGTTTCAATATTATATCTTATAAgttacaatattattattttttaaattgagatATGGGTATGGTTaagtatatatttaaatatgtaaaaatatTGTATAGTTCAGATTTCAGACTTATTCCAAGTGTAAAAATACTTATTGCCTTTAATTACTTCCCTCTTCTTTGAAGTTCTCTCTTTCCCTTCCACTTGAAAATTTCCACCTTTTGTAGCTTAAAAAACATGTTAGTTCAACATCTTCATGCATCTACCAATAAAAGTTCACAGGTCCAAACATATGGCCACACCACactgaatttaaattttgaagctGCTGTATATGTATGATAAGACTTGAGAATATTCACAATAAGGACATAAAATACGGATATGCAATACGGTATATGTATGCCACTTATTTTAGAGTAATTGTGTGTAATTGCCTTTGGATTTACATAGGCTAAGTATATGTAGCTTTTTAATTTGGCACAGATGTGCAACAGCTCAGATGTGGGGAAGGGGGGTGCATGCGAATTTACATAGGGTTTCTAACTGTTTTAATTATGCATTGTCGAGGTGGAGGACGGAAATATAGAGGGAAGATAAAGTGCTGTGTTGGAAACTTTTGATTTTAACACCCTAGTGCAGTGTTTGGTAAAAGTAATGGAAATGTAAATGAGTGAAAATAATGATTTTCCTCTGATTGAACAGTAGGAAATGTAGATAACACTgcaatggaaaaaaaatagttaaagtATTATCCTTCATTTTCAGATCATTTTAACCTCATATTACAGAAGAAGTGGCCAGAAATTAGGGACCCAAACCATATTTGAGCTCTTAACATTCTGATTTCAACCCCacaattatttttcttcaatgtTACCATCATGTGCAAAATGATTTTTATCCCAAATTTTCCTTTCCATCACCGATCACTACCTTCTCATTTTTAAGCTAAGCCAAGCTCCAAGCATATCCTTGGTGTTTTATTTTGCAAGTGTTAAATTATTATGGGTTTTGGGGGGTTTCTTGAATGTATATCCTGCTTAAACTTTTTGAAAACCGATCAGCGGTTCATGATGTATAAACAAGGATGTGTTGCTGTGCATGTTTATCATTCTATTAATTTTTACTTGCATATCTAATTTGAGAGAAAGCTGATATGAGAATGTTGCATTGTATTAGTGGAATTACTTAACaagatataataaaaaatgatagCATTAGAAAAAGAATCAGGGTAGCACCTATTAAAAGATGGTTAAATTTAGTTTTAGGTGGTTTGGGCATGTAAGGAGGAGATCTGTAGATATAGTAGTAAGAAGAGTAGATCAGACGAGGGGGAGCCCAATTGTTAGAGGTAGAGGAAGACAAATAAACTATAGGCAAAAGACTTTGAGCACAATGGTTTGAATCTCAACACGATTTATGATAGAACATTACAACATCACTTTGATCCATATATCTGATTTCACCGAGTGGGACaaggatttgttgttgttgatgtttaaTTTGAGAAAAGCTCACGTCACATGAATACACACCACTAAGCTACAATTCATCGCATTTTGAAGAAATTGTGATTAAGAATGGTTGGCCTTTGATAAAACAGAAATAGCTGTCACAATGTGGAAATAAATGTATACATTAACCATGGCATGGTTATCATGAGTCAGTCATGCACTTAACAGCGTTTTAATTGCGTTAGTGAAAAAATCCGCCAAGATATATAGGTCTTGTTATATTGTTAACATAATTTTCCTTTACCTTGTAAATTTTACAGAACCAATGCTGACTATTGGCAGCATCAATCCTGTGATGTGGAAAGACAATTGGACAGTTGTAACGGAAGATGGAAGTCTTTCAGCTCAGTTTGAACACACCATTTTGATAACACCCGATGGGGCTGAAATTATGACTCAATGCTGATAGATGCAAACATTCAATATCTTTGCATCACTCGCACAGAGAAGCTTATTATTGAGGAGATGctattaatttatttacttCCAGCTTCATATCGAAGTTCTTGCTGGAGATTACCCAAGGTAAACGACAACGAAGCTTGTGCCAAATGAGTAACAGTGTTGTATTGTTTCTGTATCATATTTATATGGTCTTAAATTTTTACTGTCTCCTCCTCATCAAttgatatttaattatatactcCTTTTTCATTGTTATGGCGGGGAGAAAACAATGGCACTGTATATAGCTAGTAATTATCAGCTTGGATTTATATCTTGACAAGGCCAAAAAAGTAGAGGATTCCCTCAATGTTGTTCACTGTATGCGAAATAAGCTGAAAGTGAAAACCATTATATATCAGGTGTAATGCATAAATTTAACGTTATATAATAGGTAACTTTCCTTATTTTTTTGCACCGTTTTGGATACATCAAACGGTCCAGAAATCTCCACATGACATAGCTCATTGGAGTGCCCCAACTCAATCATAGGTAGATGCCAGTAAAAGAAATATCATCTTGATCTCCTTTGAGTTTTTATCCGTAAAATGGAAggttatttgattattttttattttttttttagaattatcTACTtatcataatataaaattataagcaTTTGATTAAGTATTTAGCATATGTTAGAAAGAGTAGATGTCAAAATTACACTGTTGTAATATTTTGGTATTGGTATatcattcaataaatttaatctAGATACTTGTACTTGTTCAAAAATCTAGATACTTGTATCATAAATTTTCTAAGTATGATCTATGTGATGACAATTTTTAATAGAATTGAATTTGAGTTCTTTCGAACAATTCGTCTTAAAGAGAATTTCTTAATCACTTGAACTCAATTACTTGGTTAATCAAACTTTGAGTTTTACTTCCGTTAAATTGatacaaaagtaaaaaactTAGTTAAATGTATTCACCGTACAACAGTATGCAAGTCTCAAACTGGTAGCGTTTGatagatatttatttttttttacaataatttgatttgatttttttttttacaaattgatCCTTAATATTATCCTAtcatgtttatatatttttaaaattctcgTCATGAAAGAAAtggatgaaattttttttaatagtattcATTGTCGTGTAATCGTCTTGGTGATTTGATTAGTACCATGATATGTGTAAGTTGCGTTATGAAATTCAGGTGGCTAGGGGAGCTAATTAAACAAAGGAAGTCTTTCTATTAAGGTTCCTTATggcttatatatatttttattctctcCATACTTATTTAAAGACTGACGTTT
It contains:
- the LOC123908613 gene encoding methionine aminopeptidase 1D, chloroplastic/mitochondrial, with translation MAMANSSVSLLMSSFMGDQFLRCSRHHSLPQLFRYKPGINHVSMQLPRSLSGLTNLLFNRRNIDELSNSNRKRLRPGIVSPRRKVPKDITKPPYVKSMVPPGIASGPEVHDKKGIECMRASGRLAAQVLQYAGTLVKPGITTDEIDEAVHQMIIDNGAYPSPLGYGGFPKSVCTSVNECICHGIPDSRSLEDGDIINIDVTVYLNGYHGDTSTTFFCGDVNDEAKKLVQVTKESLDKAISVCGPGVEFKKIGKTIHDHADKYGYGVVQQFVGHGVGRVFHADPVILHFRNNEDGRMMLNQTFTIEPMLTIGSINPVMWKDNWTVVTEDGSLSAQFEHTILITPDGAEIMTQC